The Glycine soja cultivar W05 chromosome 8, ASM419377v2, whole genome shotgun sequence genome has a window encoding:
- the LOC114423304 gene encoding DEAD-box ATP-dependent RNA helicase 53, mitochondrial-like, producing MTSSVILRRSSSVISRRFFAALASVEPLPRRFPADRYGVSGDGSRTIHTNPGPLNFRVSVVPRAAQFAVERDYSNYEEVSGANSDEGLEVANLGIAPQIVDALAKKGIAKLFPIQRAVLEPAMQGRDMIGRARTGTGKTLAFGIPILDSIIQFNAKHGQGRHPLALVLAPTRELARQVEKEFNEAAPNLAMICLYGGMPIQQQMRQLNYGVDIAVGTPGRIIDLLNRGALNLKNVKFVVLDEADQMLQVGFQEAVEKILEGLSPNRQTLMFSATMPSWIKNITRNYLNNPLTIDLVGDSDQKLADGISLYSIVSDSYTKAGILAPLITEHANGGKCIVFTQTKRDADRLSYVMAKSLRCEALHGDISQTQREKTLAGFRNNNFNVLVATDVASRGLDIPNVDLVIHYDLPNSSEIFVHRSGRTGRAGKKGSAILVYTQGQFRAVQTIQRDVGCKFTELPKIDAPAGSAEMFTGMGGGRSGSMRDRQSGGTGFGRNPGLGRSGSYGNSGFGRSSYGNSSEMNRYDGGFGSGQAGTRFGGKSRPSGFGGFGSSNQSGSFRNFGSGQSGAYGDRMSSQSSTFGNLHGGGFGAFGNNPNVDSYNRGKAF from the exons ATGACCAGCAGTGTGATTCTCAGAAGATCCTCTTCCGTAATCTCGCGCCGCTTCTTCGCCGCTCTCGCCTCCGTCGAGCCGCTTCCTCGCAGGTTCCCCGCCGACAGGTACGGTGTCTCCGGCGACGGATCCCGAACCATTCACACGAATCCCGGACCGTTGAATTTCCGCGTGTCGGTGGTTCCTCGCGCGGCGCAGTTCGCTGTCGAGCGCGATTACTCTAACTACGAGGAGGTTAGCGGCGCGAACAGTGACGAAGGACTAGAGGTCGCGAATCTCGGGATCGCTCCGCAGATCGTAGATGCTCTGGCCAAGAAAGGGATTGCGAAGCTCTTCCCCATTCAG agAGCTGTGCTGGAACCTGCAATGCAAGGACGTGATATGATTGGTCGAGCTAGAACAGGAACAGGGAAAACTCTTGCTTTTGGGATACCCATCTTGGACAGTATCATTCAGTTTAATGCTAAGCATGG GCAAGGAAGACATCCTTTGGCTTTGGTTTTGGCTCCGACTAGAGAACTTGCGCGGCAGGTTGAGAAGGAATTCAATGAGGCTGCACCTAACTTGGCCATGATCTGTCTTTATGGGGGTATGCCCATCCAGCAACAAATGAGGCAGCTTAATTATGGCGTAGATATTGCAGTAGGCACTCCTGGTCGAATTATTGATCTCCTCAACAGGGGGGCACTGAATTTAAAGAATGTCAAGTTTGTTGTTCTTGATGAAGCTGATCAGATGCTTCAAGTAGGATTTCAAGAAGCTGTGGAGAAGATCCTGGAAGGGTTGTCTCCAAATCGTCAGACCCTTATGTTCTCAGCAACAATGCCATCTTGGATAAAGAATATTACCCGCAATTACCTGAACAACCCCCTAACCATTGATCTT GTTGGAGATTCTGATCAGAAGTTGGCAGATGGAATTTCGTTGTACTCTATTGTGTCTGATTCGTACACTAAAGCAGGAATTCTTGCACCTCTGATAACA GAACATGCGAATGGAGGAAAGTGTATTGTTTTCACTCAAACGAAACGTGATGCTGATCGATTATCATATGTCATGGCAAAAAGCCTTAGATGCGAGGCTTTGCATGGAGATATTTCACAAACTCAGAGGGAAAAAACTCTTGCTGGCTTCAGAAACaacaattttaatgttttagtgGCAACTGATGTTGCTTCACGTGGGCTTGATATTCCCAATGTTGATCTT GTAATACATTACGATCTTCCCAATTCATCTGAGATATTTGTTCATCGATCTGGACGAACTGGCCGTGCTGGGAAGAAAGGAAGTGCGATTCTTGTTTACACACAAGGCCAATTCAGGGCTGTGCAGACTATTCAGCGTGATGTTGGATGCAAATTTACTGAG CTACCAAAGATTGATGCTCCTGCTGGATCAGCAGAGATGTTTACTGGCATGGGTGGTGGTCGATCTGGCTCTATGAGGGATCGTCAATCTGGAGGTACAGGTTTTGGTCGCAATCCTGGACTTGGTCGTTCTGGGAGTTACGGAAACTCTGGATTTGGCCGATCTAGCTATGGAAATTCCAGTGAGATGAATAGATATGATGGTGGCTTTGGTTCTGGTCAAGCAGGAACTCGATTTGGTGGAAAGTCTCGCCCCAGTGGTTTTGGAGGATTTGGTAGTTCAAACCAATCTGGCAGTTTTAGAAATTTTGGGTCGGGTCAATCTGGTGCATATGGTGACAGAATGTCAAGCCAAAGCAGCACCTTTGGTAATTTACATGGTGGTGGTTTCGGTGCTTTTGGGAATAATCCAAATGTTGACAGTTACAACAGAGGAAAGGCTTTTTAA
- the LOC114423305 gene encoding uncharacterized protein LOC114423305, with protein sequence MATRVSPPVALLLSSLLFLLTLSRARDLPNPFSEPKPDSEPKTVSFTIDTIDPVPLTLLRFRPINRHFQPGRPLPLSLRTGHRRCRHRREIPYGNDAILVGDAAAASRIHPRWVRLHSAAETRFPATVERQDSDHDHDHEHHHQHHGERHHHHHRHKESWFAKKIRKFMKLF encoded by the coding sequence ATGGCCACAAGAGTCTCCCCTCCCGTTGCCCTTCTCCTCTCCtccctcctcttcctcctcaccCTCTCACGCGCCCGCGATCTCCCCAACCCTTTCTCCGAACCCAAACCTGACTCCGAACCTAAAACCGTTTCGTTCACGATCGACACCATCGATCCCGTTCCGCTGACGCTCCTCCGCTTCCGTCCGATCAACCGCCACTTCCAGCCCGGCCGTCCGTTGCCGCTGTCGCTCCGCACCGGCCACCGCCGTTGCCGCCACCGCCGCGAGATCCCCTACGGCAACGACGCAATCCTGGTCGGCGACGCCGCTGCCGCCAGTCGGATCCATCCGCGCTGGGTTAGGCTTCACTCCGCCGCCGAGACGCGGTTTCCGGCGACGGTGGAGAGGCAGGATTCCGATCACGATCATGATCACGAGCACCACCACCAACACCACGGCgagcgccaccaccaccaccaccgccacaAGGAGAGCTGGTTCGCGAAGAAGATTCGCAAGTTCATGAAGCTGTTCTGA
- the LOC114423306 gene encoding probable polygalacturonase, whose amino-acid sequence MLLPPFLTLTFLLLFFNASVAAIYSTTTCSNIVSLRYRSDRISVTDFGGVGDGRTLNTKAFRAAVYRIQHLRRRGGTVLYVPPGVYLTESFNLTSHMTLYLAAGAVIKATQELGNWPLIAPLPSYGRGRELPGGRYMSFIHGDGLSDVVITGENGTIDGQGDVWWNMWRQRTLQFTRPNLVEFVNSQDIIISNVIFKNSPFWNIHPVYCSNVVVRYVTILAPRDSPNTDGIDPDSSSNVCIEDSYISTGDDLVAVKSGWDEYGIAYGRPSYGITIRRLTGSSPFAGIAIGSETSGGVENVLAEHINLFNMGVGIHIKTNSGRGGLIKNITVAHVYVENARQGIKIAGDVGGHPDEKFNPNALPVVKGITIKNVWGVRVNQAGLIHGLRNSPFTDVCLSNINFHGMRGPRSPSWKCSDVFGFAHQVSPWPCSQLSSQEPGSCAI is encoded by the exons ATGCTTCTCCCACCCTTCCTCACTCTCACTTTCCTCCTCCTTTTCTTCAATGCTTCCGTCGCTGCAATTTACTCAACGACAACATGTTCCAACATAGTGTCGCTGAGATATCGCAGCGACAGAATTTCCGTAACGGACTTTGGAGGTGTCGGCGACGGCCGCACGCTGAACACGAAAGCGTTCAGGGCGGCCGTATACCGCATTCAGCACCTTAGAAGGCGCGGTGGCACGGTGCTTTACGTGCCTCCCGGGGTGTACTTAACGGAGAGCTTCAACCTCACTAGCCATATGACCCTTTATCTTGCTGCTGGTGCCGTTATCAAAGCCACGCAG GAGTTGGGGAATTGGCCTTTAATTGCACCCTTACCATCTTATGGAAGAGGAAGGGAGCTCCCTGGAGGAAGGTATATGAGTTTTATCCATGGAGATGGACTTAGTGATGTGGTAATCACAG GTGAGAATGGGACAATTGATGGGCAAGGAGACGTGTGGTGGAACATGTGGAGGCAGAGAACACTTCAATTTACAAGACCAAACCTTGTTGAATTTGTGAATTCACaagatattattatttcaaatgtGATTTTCAAGAATTCTCCCTTCTGGAATATACACCCAGTTTATTGCAG CAATGTTGTGGTTCGATATGTCACAATTTTGGCCCCTCGTGACTCTCCTAATACTGATGGAATTGATCCAG ATTCAAGTTCAAATGTCTGCATAGAAGACTCATACATATCTACCGGAGATGATCTTGTGGCAGTGAAGAGTGGGTGGGATGAGTATGGTATTGCCTATGGTCGCCCTAGCTACGGTATCACCATCCGACGCTTAACAGGGTCATCTCCATTCGCTGGCATTGCAATTGGCAGTGAAACCTCTGGAGGGGTGGAGAATGTGCTAGCTGAACACATCAACCTCTTCAACATGGGAGTTGGTATCCACATCAAGACCAACAGTGGCAGGGGAGGGCTCATCAAGAACATCACAGTGGCTCATGTGTATGTGGAGAATGCAAGGCAGGGAATAAAAATAGCAGGTGACGTAGGGGGGCATCCAGATGAAAAATTTAACCCTAATGCTCTCCCAGTTGTGAAGGGTATCACAATTAAGAATGTTTGGGGAGTGAGGGTTAACCAGGCAGGTTTGATACATGGATTGAGAAATTCCCCTTTCACTGATGTTTGTCTGTCAAATATCAACTTTCATGGCATGAGAGGACCAAGATCTCCCTCCTGGAAGTGTTCTGATGTGTTTGGATTTGCTCATCAGGTTAGCCCTTGGCCATGTTCTCAGCTGAGCAGCCAAGAGCCTGGATCATGTGCCATTTAG